In the Arachis hypogaea cultivar Tifrunner chromosome 20, arahy.Tifrunner.gnm2.J5K5, whole genome shotgun sequence genome, TTATGGAACTCTTTAGGCCGTAAAAagcttaaataaatttttttgaaaaaagagctTCAATCATAATGACTTTTATtaatagtagcttataaatagagtgaataccccatccggcccctgacaattatctcgaaaggacaacgaggctcccaagaaaaaaaaacacccaatccggtccctgataattttttttaaggactgattagcccctgtaccaaaaaaaataacattaatttttttttggcacaggggcctcgttatcctttcgaagtaattgtcaggggccgggttggggtttttttttttgtcaagggcCGGGTTGAGGTTTTTATTTTGTCAGGgacctcgttgtctttcgaggtaattgtcaggggctgatttgggttttattcttataaataagttattttgtatttgtatttttagttataaaagtacttattttaaaattgtaacgtttagataaataactcaaaaaataatttttttttgcaaaagagaatgaatattaaaataatgataataacaaatactttccaatattaaatgttgattttacataacctaatcactaataTTGTATATGATATgataggtgaaaataaaaaataaatataaaatgtgtgttaatgtatattttgttgctttttttattttactcatattagaactcccttcttctttattgaggtcaagaacttgctataattaactatgaaaataatagCAAACTATAAAAtcacatatgaaaaaaaaaattaaaactaaaattttataccataattaaatacaaatttaataataaaaaatagagtgataaaatgataaaaaaaaatacttagaagGAATATATCCATCAGATGAATCATTACGTAAAAATGGTGAGGTTTGGAATATTGCGTGAGAATGATGGTGGAGTGATGATGGAAGGTCAGTGCTTCTAAGAGTCCTTGGCTCCTTGCGTGAAAATGGTGGTGAAGGGTTAGTATTTTTCACAGAGTCaatagattttttttgttttgaaattaaattttttttaagaaagtgGTAGAATGACTTATGGAGAAGTAgagaagtcatatatttctacttcttCAAAAAACTGTAAAttaactttttgaaaaattaaaaactttttttaaaaatagtgccaaacacACACATTGTAACTTTTtataatccaaaaataaaaaagtagctTCTGCTCTTTCCAAACGGACTCTTAGTCCATTCATAAGGTTTTGAGGGAAAAAATCTGATTCTCTTAAGTTTAGTATGAATAATATAGACATCAAATCCTAATACTTTATCTTGCATAAAAATTTGGAAGTTATATATTTACTATTGTCCTTgaagaatatattaatttttcacTGGATAGTATAAATACTTGTGATCGaataaaatacatatttagtGCTTAACGTTTTAATTAAGTGTTAATTTCATTtataacatttaaaatatttttttttgtcccAGACGTCTTGTTTTTTCTATTTCtagtaaaaattgatttttttcttctaaaaataccttttttctattattattattattattattattattattattcaaattagggtttatctaaacttttaagaaaatatcttttttcgagttatctttttttaaaagattttttaaaaatataaaagtaattttatgtttgaatatctcatacaaaaagatctttttatctgtTAATTATGTTTAAGtacaacaatataaaagtattttttgttaatttattatatgagaaatatttttttaagaaaaaaattatttttaaaaggatGTAAATTGTAGTttcttaaaaaagatatttttatttttttagtatttttacttttactactagaaatttatcaaatacgttaaaaaataaaaaatatattttttattaaaaaaatattttttatcaacttaattATGCTCAAATAAACACTTATTATAACTACTACTATGACCACTATCGTTATAATTTTTGTCGCAATTAAGAAAAAATCATAATggaaaaaagatatttaaaaaaataattttattcaaaatacaaaaataagacaaaataaaaataagatatttcaaATGCTAGAAACGAAATTaagatttaattcaaatattaagGACTAAAATTAGAAGATATATATTTATTATCGTCCATGAAGAATATATTAATTTTCCACTAGATAGTACAAATCAGGGACGGATCCACTCCTTAGGGTGTGGGGGCACTTGCCCCACTACAATTTGGAATTTTAttgagtagtatataataattatttatttgcccctactaaattattaaatttgaccctacaataattttttattcaattttctaTACTTGATAGCCAATTTAAAAACTTCATATTAGATGTCCATTATAATGATcaagtttcaaatttaaataaaattgatgTTCTTTCTTAGAAATCGACTCGAAAGAATATTATCTGTCCATttgtatttcttcttttaaaattagttttagttttttcataataactacactaattaaatgaactttttcaactatgaatatcatCAAGAGTTAATGGTATGAAAGTTGagttttaaatgattgtttaacaacatatacaaaaaaaaagacattttaattatattgtcaaggttttaaaatataaaatataaaaaattaaattttaaattatatgttattatttaaattactattttagtattttaatttgtaattagatattttgaaacctaatcatattttacaataacaaaatataattataacaacaattatactacgtatacataaaataatcacttgcacagaataaattttaaaaatacaaattttgaaatacaaaatacacattaaaaataaattaaatgatatatgtatttatacacaaatttatagtagataatttgataactaattttttatgtaaacgtaatatttttattataaaaattattatcatattatatatatttcgcCACCACTATTAAAATTGTCTGGATCCGTCACTAATACAAATActtatgataaaataaaatactattttaattCTTAACATTTCGAACTTTCGATTAAGTGTTAATTTCACCCGTAACGtttaaaacattttatttttgtctcaaaataattttttttctattattatatatttgttcttattattcTGTCACTATTACTCTTAAATCACTACAACTACTACTATAACCACTATCACTATAATTTTCGTTGTACTTAGAAAAAGTTATAACAAtaatagaatatttaaaaaaaaatcattttttttggtgtttctaaaaaattaattttaataaaaataaaataaaacaaaataaaaataaaatacgtcaaacattaaaaacaaaattaaaatttaagtcaAATAAAATACGAGACAAGGTGCGCGTGGGGCCTGTGACTGTATccaatgatgatgattattatttatgaatttgagaaagtattaaattattaatcCTGAAATCACGATGATGATGTACCAGGAATTGAAGCAGTTTGAAGTTTGAACAAACAGTAGAGAGTAGAGACAAAAAAGAAGGCCACATTTGATGGATGTCATACGTAGGTAAGGTACGAGCACTTCAATCAAGTTCAACTCGTGAACGACTACGCGCCTAAACCACACAACAATGCTAATCAACCAACAACCATCAACCATCAACCGTGTTCACAACTACAATTTATTTCTTTCACCCATAATCAAAACCACATGCTTTTTTCCATCTTCACTTCAGGATTCATATCATATAATACAATGTAAACCCAAAAACCCAAAACCAAGGCTATGTCCCCGTTGTTATTATCAGGTAGTCAAAATTACTCTCCTAGCCTCCTAAGTGCTCTCCAAGAATAGAACTCATTCTGTAGATTGTGTAGCACCCtcgttattattaattattattattttggtgtCTCTGTCTAACTATAAGGAGAATCAATACAAAAAAGACAATACTAGGAATCATGCATGGCTAAGTTCCACTATGCCCAAATTATTATGCAAACCAGGGGACTGAAAGCAGATTGATTCCCTTGGATAACTCCTTTCCATGATGAATTGACTGCTAGAATTACCGGTAATTGAGCTCATAGAGACAAGAGGATAAAGCTTCTTTAGCTTGCATGTTATTGGAATCCATATGAAGGGCATCTTCATAGAGCCTTCTTGCTTGCTGCAGCAACTTCACCTTCTCTTTACTGGTTCCTGGCCTTAACCGAGATCTCTGCTGCAATGCCACACCCCATCTGAACAAAGCTGCTTCAACCATGTTGAGATCCAAGTTAAACATAGCATTAGGACTTTCGAAATGGTACCATCGAGTAAAAGATATATGCAAAACGAGACGGGAGAgaaaaagagggggggggggggggaggagaTGTGAAAGATCAATTTAATATCATAAGCAACAACCTAGCCTTATATGTTGCggattgattattattattttttcactaagcaaaaattcaaacagacaAACAGCATGAGGCCATCAAACATTGATAGAGTGTAACTTATCCATAAGTTACTTCAAATGTGTCTCCATCTATTATGCATGTTTTTGTTTTCAAGACCTATATTCCGATCCTCCAGTGTGGTTCTTCTCAGAGATACAACTTCAAAACTATTTTTACCTTAAAATTCAAATAGGGTCATATACGGCCCCCATATGCTTTGTACAGGAAATTTGTCAGCAAAATATTTTACAGATGCACTTGTATGTGgaaattataaatttcaaaattcaggaGTACAGACATTACCATCTGGTGCATAAACATTGCCCTTCAACAACATAGCATCAAACTTGTCAATAGCAGCCAGGAATACTCTTTCAGCCTCAAAAGCAGCACCCTGTGATATTTGAAGACAACAATAActtcaaacaaaaacaaaataataaaacaacaaaagTGAGCTTATCAAACTGGCATATGAAATCATGCCAACCAAACAGCAAAATCACAGAAGCTTTTATATGAATTTAAGCAGGCTGCTTTCTAGTAAGATGTCAAGAAATGCATACCGGACCAATGTCTGCTATCAATTGCCCACGAAAAGAGAGAGCAAGGCCCCAATTATACAGGGCTCTCACATCATTCGCATCAATTGACAATGCCAGCCTATACTTTCTGCCAGCCTCAACCAGAAGCTCTTCACATTCTTCACATACATCAATAAGCAATGGTGCAACTTCTTCTTTACTAGTGATTTTTTTCTGCATTCCCTTCAGTACTCTACGACGTCTCCCAGATGATGGTTGGATGCTACCTGAAAGTAGACCTCGCAGTTCACGACTGATCTTCAACTTTAATTCTCCATGAAGAAGATAAGTGTTTCCTAACTGGCCTACAGCCAATAAACTCATAGGCTTCAGGTCTAAAGCTTTGGAAAATAGGTTAGCAGACCTATATAACATGATTTCAGCTTGCTCTTCATCATGCCTAGCCTTTATAAACACTTTTGCTTGCTTTTGAAGTTCGGTTGCTTCAGCAAGGAACCTACCAAACATTTCATCATCTGATGTCTTTGCAGATGAAGAAGCATTGAATTCACTCTCACGCCCAGGCAAGTCATCATCATGATGCTGATTGCGATGATCATAATTCATTGCATCTTCTTCAAATTGAGACCTACGAGGCTCATCATCCCTCTTGTCATAAGAAGACGTGAAAGTTTTGTGCCCTTGATTGAGCAACTGCTCCTGCACAAAGGAAGATTCACTTTCCATGTGTTCCATTCTGACTTTCATGCTTTCAGAATCAAGCAGATTGTCATGAGATTCCCACATGTCTGTTACACTGCTCGAATCCATCTTCAGAGAGAAACTGCGATTATTTGTGAACCTCAATCCTTTGTTCCGGTAACTATATTCTTTCTCATCACGAAATTTATTAGTTTTCCTGCCAACACCTCCTAATCCAAAATCATCATTCTCAGCAGTACCCTTTTTTCTTCCATTTCTGTACATATCCGAAACAGAGCTAATTGAAGAATCTAGAGAAGAATCCAACTTACCATTCCCTCTACTATCTGAATTTGAAGCCTTATCTTCAACAGGAGGCACAGTACCATTTCCTGGTGCTTGATCCAATGCTCTATCCACTGTCTCTTGCTTAACATTTTCTCTGACTTTGTTAGAATTCGAGGTAACTGATTTTTCTCCAAACAAACTTCCAATAGATTGTAGCATCTGGTACCCAGCTTCTCCagcatctttctttcttctactACCTTTATTGTTCTCAACAAAAGCCCCATTAGAATTTCCCTCATTATCAATTAAAGCCTTCACAATATTCCTAGCATTCAAAGCCTTCAACTTTATTTTATCTGTGACATCAACATACCCAAAGAAATCACTCTCTTCAATTTTCTTATTCCTGATGGCAAATTGTACATCGCTCTTCATGTTATTGACCACACCATCGAGTTCATCGAAGAATTCCaacaagctcctcaatttctccGAAAACAGCTTCGAATTCTCgtccttctctttcctcttggTCCCGCTAATCCTGGCGTCACCGAAGGCACCGCTTCGGAAAAACCCTACGGCGAAACCAACCGCAAAAACAAGAGCTGAAGCTGGAATAACAATGATGGAAGAAACCCTAACCCTGGAAATCGCCATGGCGCAAACAACGCCCAAGATGAACACGAAAACATTCTTCCTATCATCGATTCCAATGGAAGCGAGAAAACTGCGCAGCGAATCGGAGTCACCGGCGACTGCAACCTCGTCCCAGCCGCCATAGACAGTTGAGATAGGAGCACACGAAGCTCTTAAGGGAGAAGACGATAATTTGAGAGATTTGGTTCCAAGGGTCCATTTTCTGCTGGAACTGAGAACAAAGCTGCGTCTTTTGAAAACATTGGAACGGAAATGgaagagaaaaagggaagaagaagtagatcgagaatttagaatattaattggGTTTTTCGAAAATACGATTTTCATGGAGGAGTGTTGATGGAAGACAGGCTATTGTCGTTGGAGTAGTTCTAGGCTTCTAGCTGAGTCCACATAGTACACTAACGCGATCTTCTGTTGCAGAACGATGATGTTGTTAGAATGTTAGTTAAAGCCAAGTATGAAAACGACATCGTATAGTAAACATGCCCGCGAAACGGTAAGTCGTTTATATCATCAACTTGGTAGGTACTTAACGGCTCAAAGTTGTCTCATTTTGTGACCCCATCGCAAGACACGTAGTTGGGGGGGGGTAAATGTTGTTATTGTGGAAACTGCAGTTCAGGTGTTTGATAAATTTCCTCTGAGAAGAAGAGATGAATAATTCAGGGCCTTTGAGAACAGTGATTACCGGTGCTGGAATCATATTGGGTGGAATAGCCGCTTTGAACTTGGCTTCTACTGTGACCCTAAAAACGATTTCCTTTGTTTCTGAGAAGAAACGGGTAAAGAtgcgttttcttttatttttctgccaTGGTTCTTTAATCATGCTCTTGTGTATATGTTCATATATTTGACATTTTTTCCCCAGAAAAAGACAGCGTTGCCTTGTATGGCCTGTAGAGGGAAGGGATTCTACATATGCAAACTGTGCAAAGGGAATGCCACCATTTCATGGTCACCAATGTATGATCCCATTGCAATCAACCCTTGCCTTTGTCCTACTTGTGAGGGAAACAGGTTACCTTGCTTCCTTGTTTCTCTTCTCTAGTATACCAATTGAGCATCACAAGATCATTTGATAATTGCGGTTACATTGTGACCTGCGAGTTATCCTCATCATGTTTCATGGCTTTGTAGGGTCCAACGCTGTCTGAATTGTCTGGGAAAAGGCTATGACTGATTCCAACGAGCGTCCAAAGGAAGGGTACAATTCAAAACTTTGGTTGAAATTTGTGTTCCCCATTTAAAACACATATTGTAAGAGATAGATGCTGCACTTCTTATGTTCAGATGTACCCTTTTTTATACAAGCTATGCACTATTTCTGGCATTTTGAGAATGAATTGTTGCATAATGTGGTAGTGTGTCTAATGCCACTAGCACTTGCGTTATTAGGACTAGGCTTGTTTGGGGTCAGTTTGCTAATTTGCTTCGAGGTTCTAATAACCTATGGCTGCTACTTGTTAATACGTTTATTCATgattaaaaagaagaaataagaacaatcaAATTGATCCTGCACTTTGCAGAGTGTCAATCACAAAGTGTGTTGCAGGAGAATATTAACAACAATTTGACCAAGATGCCAAGTCTAGACTCTAAAGTCTAGATACTCAACTTGTTGCCTACATGTAAATTATAAAATTTCAACTATCGTTATGGAATTCAAAAGGCTATCTATGCAGGTAACGCCACTTGttttatgaaataaataaatgaaataaacgCAAGAGAGAATCTCTCAAGTGGGCTGAAGTTTAATTTTAGGCCACTAGTTCTTAACCGTGAAGGCCTAGATTCTTTTTCAGGGCCTTCAAATGTTTATGGTCCAGCGTTCTGCCTTTCCATGACTATGGTTACTGGTTTGGTCGTGGGCGAAAAGCCACCCTATTCTTGTGGCTTTGCCTATTAGTGGATATGAATCGGTTTTTGTGTGTAATGCAGGTGTTTAttgtaattaaaaagaaaagttcCCCCCTAAGATTTAATCAAAAAGAATAAATACACCATTAAGATATTTCCTAGAACGGCaacccaaaaaataataatacttccTACCATAGTTTagtagatttaaaaaaaaaaaaaaattagttctcaCCTACTAGCATGTAACTTCTTACCAAGATTTCTATTTCATCCGGCTTCCGTAATAGCTGTCAAATACAGAGAGGGGAGGGTGGATTTGGCTATATTGTTTTGTCGTTGTAGCATTATTGTCCCTAAAGGTTACAGGTATGGGTAGTATATGGAACTTTGATGCATGAACATCATTGTCCATGAACTATCACGGTCAGAGAATCAGTTTTAGACTTTTCACAAGAGGTTAAAAGGAAATAGTAAAATTCTTTACGAAAGTGATATTTATTAGACTCTTATATTATCAACCCTATCATGTTAGACCTATCAAATAAGGTCAGCTTATCATTTTACGCTCCAGTCATTTAAGATgataagtctttttttttttttttggttgaagtTAGTTAGGAAAGAGCACCACAACATTAGATTaaattaaagagtaaagtatcgtttttgtcctcaatgtttggggtaaattctatttgtgtccctaacatttaaatcgtttTATTTGTAtctttataaaagtgattcaatgttatcctgccgtcaattacacatcatgagcactttagtttgagttttaaaaatctcttgaaGTTATAATACAAATgcctgggatagaatcgatgatctactccgaaaaatagctcatcaaatgttgaaactaattcctacaacatttacataattcacttttttagggacataattgaatctaaacacaaatagtaggtataatattaaaattgaacacatccaagtgagacctaattgagaatgaatacatccaagtgagaataattgaaaaatataatctgatttgttagtataattgatagtaggataacattgaatcacttttataaacgttaaggatacaaataggacgatttaaacgttaggaacacaaatagaacttaccccaaacgttggggacaaaaacgatactttactttaaattaaataaaggataaagtattttttttatttaatcaagTCTAATCAAGTTGGTCTAACATAATTAAAATCAGTTATGACTAGCATTATTCTTAGTCTTATTATTTAACCTGGTTGGACTTGATTCATTAAAAGATTCGGATGTGTATCATTATTCTTTTTTGTCGGGTTAACGgttaaattaatttctaaaagatGAGACATTTTGTAAATTTATTCCtgaaaaattttatcaattaaattagtctTTTAAAGATCACAAATGAATCATTTTTGTCCTTCCGTCACTCAATTAATAGTTTTCATCAATGATTgatgatataaaaaattaacctAATAGTATATATGATACCTAACATGTCTAATTGGACGATGAAtaaatatgtttataaaaatctatcaatttaataTATTTTCCCAATTATATTAACCGTAATCCTAATATAACCTAACGACACTAAAGTGATAAATTGTAATAAATATGTATATGCTAGGTGTCATGTATAATGTGAGTTAACGTTCCATATCATCAATCATTTACGAAAACTATTAATTAAGTGACTGAAGGACGaaaatgattaatttattatttttgaatgaccaatttgattgataaaatttttaaagatgaatttaAAGAACGAGCTATTTTTAggaattaatttgactattaactcattttttgtcccaaaattttacaatttttttcaaaatattcatAACGTTAAATCTCACAAATTTGTCCTAACTCTTTCAATTTAttcatttttgtccctaacattttgATTTGTATCAAAATTATCCCTAAAAATTTACAATTTTATCCCTAATATCTTGCATAGAATTAACATCAAGAATAATtttaacacaaataaaaaatattaaaaaaaaattatatacaactAAGTgttaagaatatttaaaaaaaaaaaatcatcaatattaaagataaaaaaagaactTTACCCTTAAATAAATAATGACTATTCGTGAAAATAATAGTTGCGAAGATAGTTTGATATATTTACTAACTTTGACATGACACGTGGCAAGTAGCCACTttcactattttattttcttaaggTTTTATATCTGCTGAATTTCCAACTAAGTTTGACTTGGAATTTTTTCATGGAAGCTAATGTGTAGGATATTTGTGATTGCATAAAATAAAAGTCTTTAATtccattaaaaaagaaaaaaagggaaaaagaaagaaactaaaTAGTTCACTAAGCTAATTACAAATATAATGTTGGATATAGATGTACATGCAACTGAAAAGCATTGATGTAGTTCAATTCAAAAGAGAAACATTATGAGAGAGGGAGGAGTAGAAATTAGTTGTGTTTGGACCCCATGATTCAGAAGCTGCCATGCCCATGATGTTATGTCTGAGACAAGAACAAATCAAGATCGCATAACGGCATAAGGTTGCCATTGCTGTTTTCCCCAATTCCCGGGTACGTGTCCTTCTACAATTCCTTCACTTTTCACTGAAATTTATGCTCTCCCCATTATATTATACACATGTAATTAGTTTAGCATTTATAATAAGGTGCTGATTATGCCACATTCATTTAAATTGTGCTGCTTGGTTCATACATGTTATTCTGGTTTTTATATGATACATTATCTTGCCAGATTGGCCACACTTTGTTCAGTGCATGCTccaaattattgaagaagaggagtGGAACTCTGATACACACTCTGCTCTTAAGATATGCTGAActtgtttctttcttctgcaTGCGTCATCCTTGCTTTAATTTGCTCTCATCTTATTCCAATTCATCATCTCATTAAATTAACCACATTCTGCCAAGTGCATGCCAATACATTTGATCAGAGGGTATATCTCAGATTCCTGTGTACAAATCAAGTACAATCCCACTTCATATAGTATAGCAGCTTTATCAAATTAAATACGTCTCATTAGTGATTAcctctttatttttattcacaGGTCAAAAGTTATTATCAATCTCACTCTAATACTCATCCATTTCCCATCTTCCATGAACCAAGGTTCCGGTAGAAATTTAAAtagttcaaaaatttaaataataaaataatatattatgtataaaatatataatcttttaaaataaatcgattaaccaatttttcaattaattCGCTCTCAAACAGTTTTATCTTATAAAGGTTAAATTGACTAATTCAGTCCGATTCTTAgataggggtggcaatgggtagggtagggtagggtttggatctAACCCTAATCCTATCCGCAGGTTGAGAATATTCCAACCCTAACTCTACCCGCTCTTAACCCGCGAGTATCCGACCCTACCCGCaggttataaaaaatatataacattattatataaatggatgataatttaaaataaaactgatttttatgtaaaaaaagatattaaattatcaattaatgattttcttttagtGGTTAAAGATATTTtacatttagtgagaggtctttggttcaacatctacttaaaacatatttttatataaatatataacataaacatatatagagtgcgggttggtcgggtagggttgaggcTCAACCCTCACCCTACCCGACCCGCACGAAAACTCTACCCGCGccctaccctacccgctgcggatcgggttggcaaccctacccgaTCGGGTGGGGTCGGATTAGATACCCGTGGGTAGGATACATATTGCAACCCCTATTCTTAGTACCATAAAaaacaacaacatcaagtttCAAAACCTAAGAAGAGTTCAAATCAATAgattaagtgaaaaaaaaaaaaacaataact is a window encoding:
- the LOC112782756 gene encoding uncharacterized protein isoform X1, encoding MKIVFSKNPINILNSRSTSSSLFLFHFRSNVFKRRSFVLSSSRKWTLGTKSLKLSSSPLRASCAPISTVYGGWDEVAVAGDSDSLRSFLASIGIDDRKNVFVFILGVVCAMAISRVRVSSIIVIPASALVFAVGFAVGFFRSGAFGDARISGTKRKEKDENSKLFSEKLRSLLEFFDELDGVVNNMKSDVQFAIRNKKIEESDFFGYVDVTDKIKLKALNARNIVKALIDNEGNSNGAFVENNKGSRRKKDAGEAGYQMLQSIGSLFGEKSVTSNSNKVRENVKQETVDRALDQAPGNGTVPPVEDKASNSDSRGNGKLDSSLDSSISSVSDMYRNGRKKGTAENDDFGLGGVGRKTNKFRDEKEYSYRNKGLRFTNNRSFSLKMDSSSVTDMWESHDNLLDSESMKVRMEHMESESSFVQEQLLNQGHKTFTSSYDKRDDEPRRSQFEEDAMNYDHRNQHHDDDLPGRESEFNASSSAKTSDDEMFGRFLAEATELQKQAKVFIKARHDEEQAEIMLYRSANLFSKALDLKPMSLLAVGQLGNTYLLHGELKLKISRELRGLLSGSIQPSSGRRRRVLKGMQKKITSKEEVAPLLIDVCEECEELLVEAGRKYRLALSIDANDVRALYNWGLALSFRGQLIADIGPGAAFEAERVFLAAIDKFDAMLLKGNVYAPDAALFRWGVALQQRSRLRPGTSKEKVKLLQQARRLYEDALHMDSNNMQAKEALSSCLYELNYR
- the LOC112782756 gene encoding uncharacterized protein isoform X2; the protein is MKIVFSKNPINILNSRSTSSSLFLFHFRSNVFKRRSFVLSSSRKWTLGTKSLKLSSSPLRASCAPISTVYGGWDEVAVAGDSDSLRSFLASIGIDDRKNVFVFILGVVCAMAISRVRVSSIIVIPASALVFAVGFAVGFFRSGAFGDARISGTKRKEKDENSKLFSEKLRSLLEFFDELDGVVNNMKSDVQFAIRNKKIEESDFFGYVDVTDKIKLKALNARNIVKALIDNEGNSNGAFVENNKGSRRKKDAGEAGYQMLQSIGSLFGEKSVTSNSNKVRENVKQETVDRALDQAPGNGTVPPVEDKASNSDSRGNGKLDSSLDSSISSVSDMYRNGRKKGTAENDDFGLGGVGRKTNKFRDEKEYSYRNKGLRFTNNRSFSLKMDSSSVTDMWESHDNLLDSESMKVRMEHMESESSFVQEQLLNQGHKTFTSSYDKRDDEPRRSQFEEDAMNYDHRNQHHDDDLPGRESEFNASSSAKTSDDEMFGRFLAEATELQKQAKVFIKARHDEEQAEIMLYRSANLFSKALDLKPMSLLAVGQLGNTYLLHGELKLKISRELRGLLSGSIQPSSGRRRRVLKGMQKKITSKEEVAPLLIDVCEECEELLVEAGRKYRLALSIDANDVRALYNWGLALSFRGQLIADIGPGAAFEAERVFLAAIDKFDAMLLKGNVYAPDALFRWGVALQQRSRLRPGTSKEKVKLLQQARRLYEDALHMDSNNMQAKEALSSCLYELNYR
- the LOC112782757 gene encoding uncharacterized protein, which codes for MNNSGPLRTVITGAGIILGGIAALNLASTVTLKTISFVSEKKRKKTALPCMACRGKGFYICKLCKGNATISWSPMYDPIAINPCLCPTCEGNRVQRCLNCLGKGYD